A part of Arachis hypogaea cultivar Tifrunner chromosome 12, arahy.Tifrunner.gnm2.J5K5, whole genome shotgun sequence genomic DNA contains:
- the LOC112727683 gene encoding protein XRI1, protein MDCDNNENGAKEPWDWHRNDCNLEKNSNFGQDISEDLWNDMPQNDEYISYMFEDEEATPVKACGDMAYGVNDSVSDDVQKEVEELRETSYQVKRRRMLQFNIQDSDHSLSSEEMSLAYLKSDEKVDSLMDPFPEVSEWVPGSSEYALGDLPASGYEDLESTEGWLAECLNDAAMQFSPDELNFSGAEDIQIDIAELSDITAPSEQNVVQQQQQQVTQTPKRIVFKGRKSFIRTPTKLASSVAYPFAFIKPSGTHGDITLKEINQRIRTPPPSKTKPSSEDPSAYPKSAFSGKPVVNKTKIRTEGGKGSITIMRTKG, encoded by the exons ATGGATTGCGACAACAATGAGAA TGGTGCTAAAGAACCATGGGATTGGCACAGGAATGATTGTAATCTCGAAAAGAACTCCAATTTCG GCCAAGATATTTCAGAAGATCTATGGAATGACATGCCCCAAAATGATGAATATATTTCCTACATGTTCGAAGATGAAGAAGCTACACCAGTTAAGGCTTGTGGTGATATGGCATACGGCGTCAATGATAGTG TTTCGGATGATGTACAAAAGGAAGTAGAGGAGTTGAGGGAGACTTCTTATCAAGTCAAGAGGCGGCGCATGCTACAATTCAACATCCAGGATAGCGATCATTCTCTTTCCAGTGAAGAGATGTCTTTAGCATATTTAAAATCAGAT GAGAAGGTGGACTCGCTTATGGATCCTTTTCCTGAAGTGTCAGAATGGGTGCCCGGGTCATCAG AATATGCATTGGGAGATTTGCCTGCCTCTGGTTATGAAGACCTTGAGTCAACTGAAGGGTGGCTAGCAGAATGCCTTAACGATGCTGCGATGCAATTCAGTCCTGATGAACT GAACTTTTCAGGGGCAGAAGATATTCAGATTGATATTGCAG AGCTCAGTGACATCACGGCACCTTCGGAACAAAATGTAgttcagcagcagcagcagcaggtcACTCAAACCCCCAAAAGAATTGTGTTCAAAG GGAGGAAATCTTTTATACGGACACCTACAAAGTTGGCTTCGTCCGTGGCCTACCCATTCGCCTTCATCAAACCTAGTGGTACCCATGGAGACATAACTCTGAAGGAAATTAATCAGCGCATTCGTACTCCGCCTCCTTCGAAAACAAAGCCAAGCAGTGAAGATCCATCTGCTTATCCCAAATCAGCCTTCTCTGGGAAGCCTGTTGTTAACAAAACAAAGATACGCACCGAAGGTGGAAAAGGTAGCATCACAATTATGAGAACTAAAGGCTAA
- the LOC112730224 gene encoding uncharacterized mitochondrial protein AtMg00810-like — MTGSSLNEIEELIENLNKIFPLKDLEELNFFLGLEVKYLDDGYILLSQEKYAAKLLEKAGMSISNAMPTPMISSVKLHKHDSEPCENPGLYRSIVGVLQYLTTTRLDLSYAVNKASQFMHNLTAEQWKVVKRILRYIKGTRGQGLIFSKSSDYMILAFADADWGADLDDCRSVTGYYIYLGENLIAWKPQKQSKVSKSSTEAEYRVIASAQAAAVVAVQQLL; from the coding sequence ATGACAGGAAGTAGcttgaatgaaattgaagaacTCATTGAAAATTTAAACAAGATATTTCCTCTGAAAGATTTAGAGGAGCTAAATTTTTTTCTTGGTCTTGAAGTGAAATATTTAGATGATGGTTATATTTTGTTATCTCAAGAAAAATATGCTGCAAAATTATTAGAGAAAGCTGGGATGTCTATCTCTAATGCCATGCCTACACCAATGATTTCATCAGTGAAGCTACACAAGCATGACTCAGAACCTTGTGAAAATCCTGGATTGTACAGATCAATCGTTGGGGTCCTACAGTATCTAACAACTACTAGACTAGACTTGTCATATGCCGTAAATAAAGCttctcaattcatgcataatctTACAGCTGAGCAATGGAAAGTTGTGAAGAGAATTTTGAGATACATTAAAGGTACAAGGGGACAAGGTttgatattttcaaaaagttcTGACTATATGATTCTCGCATTTGCAGATGCAGATTGGGGAGCTGATCTTGATGATTGTAGGAGCGTTACGGGATATTACATCTATCTTGGAGAAAACTTAATAGCATGGAAGCCACAGAAACAGAGCAAGGTCAGCAAAAGTAGTACCGAAGCTGAGTATAGAGTAATTGCGTCAGCCCAGGCAGCGGCGGTGGTGGCAGTGCAGCAGTTACTCTAA
- the LOC112730225 gene encoding uncharacterized protein has translation MAKQKAISLIYGDWDESYNELPRWVLGVQLTMPGTVAVLRTSPVRVGGQVDESEAYFHRLFWTFPPCIEAFRHCKPLVSIDGTHLYGKYGGTLLIAIAQDGNSNILPVAFALHVTPQPGLLVISDRYNGIKVALEAPDGGWLPPSAYRAFWIRHVAANFSLTFKGKDARRLLVNAAYAKTEVEFDYWFDILRSEDPAMCEWANRIDYSLWTQHRDDGRRFGHMTTNISECVNSILKGVRNLPVSSLVKATYGRLAELFVRKGREAAAQMGTGQQFSQYLVKSIEANMKTARCFTVTLYDCDNSEFTVAETTPTGSFSLGTYRVSLASRTCDCRYFQALHFPCQHALACCAYARLTWSSYVHSVYQISSVFSVYRMEFTPPIPEGFWPPYDGPTVIPDPARRRAREGRPRSTRIRTNMDETDPNRPRRCGLCRQSGHTRRNCPQLGGSSHTGGH, from the exons ATGGCGAAACAGAAGGCTATTTCCCTCATctacggtgactgggatgagtcatacaatGAGCTCCCTAGGTGGGTGTTGGGAGTCCAGTTAACAATGCCGGGTACTGTTGCAGTCCTACGCACGAGCCCCGTTCGAGTTGGTGGACAAGTTGACGAGTCTGAAGCCTATTTTCACAGACTTTTCTGGACATTTCCACCgtgcatcgaggcattccgtcattgcaagccgctaGTTAGCATCGACGGCACACATCTGTATGGGAAGTACGGGGGAACGTTGCtcatcgcgattgcacaggaTGGGAACTCGAACATTCTACCTGttgcattcgcacta CACGTGACACCGCAGCCGGGATTGCTGGTTATCTCCGACAGGTATAACGGCATCAAGGTTGCCCTTGAGGCACCTGACGGAGGGTGGTTACCTCCATCTGCATACCGTGCATTCTGGATTCGACATGTAGCTGCTAATTTTTCCCTAACCTTCAAGGGCAAGGACGCACGGAGGCTTCTAGTGAATGCTGCTTATGCGAAGACCGAGGTTGAGTTTGATTATTGGTTTGATATTCTGCGGTCTGAAGACCCAgcgatgtgtgagtgggcgaaccggATTGACTACTCCTTGTGGACTCAGCATCGTGATGATGGGCGGCGATTTGGTCACATGACGACTAATATCTccgagtgtgtgaactcaatACTCAAGGGTGTCAGAAATCTCCCTGTATCCTCCCTGGTTAAGGCAACATATGGTAGGCTTGCGGAACTCTTTGTTCGTAAGGGGAGAGAGGCTGCGGCTCAGATGGGAaccggacaacaattcagtcagtACTTGGTGAAGTCTATTGAGGCCAACATGAAGACggccaggtgcttcacggtgacctTGTATGACTGTGATAACTCGGAGTTCACCGTAGCAGAGACCACTCCTACTGGTTCTTTCTCGTTGGGTACCTACAGAGTATCGCTTGCATCCCGGACCTGCGACTGCAGGTACTTCCAGGCGCTTCATTTCCCGTGCCAGCATGCACTTGCATGCTGCGCCTACGCACGGCTTACCTGGTCCTCTTATGTTCACAGCGTGTATCAGATCAGTTCAGTGTTCAGTGTGTACCGGATGGAATTCACACCACCGATACCGGAGGGCTTCTGGCCACCTTACGACGGACCCACGGTGATTCCGGACCCTGCCAGgaggcgtgcgagagagggtcgTCCAAGATCCACTAGGATACGGACGAATATGGACGAGACAGATCCGAACCGGCCGAGGAGGTGTGGCCTCTGTCGCCAGTCCGGACACACCCGTCGGAATTGCCCACAGCTTGGAGGATCGTCTCACACGGGGGGACACTAG